Within the Scomber scombrus chromosome 4, fScoSco1.1, whole genome shotgun sequence genome, the region TACTGTATCTTTGTGAGACTTAACAAGGAGAGTATGCAAAGAGAGTCTCAAAAGCAGATTACAATATCATTTCTGCTTACCAGTGAATTCATAAAAGGAGCGGTATGGCTTGAGGTTGAACTTCTTCCTGTATTCATTGAAAGGCCGCACACGCACTGCTCTAGACTCTCTGATGACCATTTCTACCACTTTGAGCAATACTTCATTAATGTTGTGACCTCCACCtatctgaaaaacacaaagaaaaaaagttacaacAACCTTATTCTGATTAACTGAGCACATCCAGATGAAGAGCTCTTTCCTGTATTGCTGAGCAGGTAACACCATGCAACGATCAGCCAGTCAGTACTTTTGCAAGGCTGCACATCTTTGAtgctgcagagagacagcatCTAAGAATCTCACTTGTTTCAAGAGATGAACTAAGGAGGAAGTTTACTTTAATGTGGATAAATTAAGAAACGTTGTGGTTTAGTGGTCACAAAAACATGCTGTGTCAAATGTTTCACCATCACTGCGGTCGGAGAGAAGATTTTGTCAAGTAGTTTGATGTTTCTAGTAAGCAGAGGAGCAGGCAGCACGTGATGAATGGGAGAGACGAGGAGTCTTGTAACAGTGTGTTTTACTATTATACCctctgtctttatctttttAGACTTATGGTCACTAAATTTATCTACCAGTACAGGATATATTAGGCCACTCATCACATGGCATGTGAGTTGTACTTGTTTTAGGATACTTTTCATGAAAATCTTTCACCTATTAGACTAAGTATGTCATATACAACATTATCACAacacatttcagagtgaaagATAGATGATAAATATAAGCTCAACTTCCTCTGTGGCATCTCTTCTCGTATATCAGTTTCTTTACTGTGCTAAATGTGGGCCTAACGAGTCACCAAGTTGCTATCACACACATATCCACCTTTCAGGGATTAGTTCAAACTGTTCAAAGTAGAACAGTAGTCAGGTAGCCatataacactgaaaaaggTTTTGCTTGCCATGATCGTTCCTCCTTTTAATATAGCTGAATCTCCAgaataaaatgtctgctttgaaTCTCTGCATTTAAATACGTAGAATATCAAcatttgtgaaaatgaaatCTATGTGAGCTGACTTTCATGTTTGGAGGAGTTGGGTGGTTGGCTAGAAATTTTGTTAAGTTGCAAAGTACAAAGTTGCAAAAGCTTCAAAGTTGCAGAAGCCActgttggagaccactgctcacTTCCTCTTTCAACCGAAAAAAGCAAGTATTTTTAGTGAAGCATATTTTTATACGTATGGACATTTGTAGCCGTTTGTCTGGCGACAAAATTGGATATTTCATCCCAAACCATGCTCTATTCGTAACCCTTACCACATGTGTTCTGTGCCTAAATCTTAGCAGACagtgttaaaacataaaacatcattattcaACTGACAGCAACCACGTGCTTTATGGGGAAAACACTtatactacaaaaaaaaaatatatatatattacaaagTTGTCCAAATTAGTCGAATGAAGTGATTATTTTCCAATGGTACAACCTTTCTAGTGCAATTATTATGCTTTATCTACTATTCAACATGAACACAGAtacactttcagcagatgaatgtgataacagccttttagtgtcaaacgctgcacatacatcattttgcacagtgaagctcaaacatccaaattAAGGAAGAAGAATAATAACATATtattgagtggagggggactttagaTTTTCTGTCTCATCCctacatcattattttaattttgcagtTGTTCAAAATGTAACTAAGTCTAATCTTCCTATACAAAAAGGCAAATAAACTGTAAGACTTTAGCTGCATTTGCACTGCTAACACTTGATTCTTGTGCACACTGAGTGAATGGTGCTTCACTACCTGTCCTGCAGGCTGTCGAGAGAAAGCATCGACCATTTTCTCCACTCCGTAATGCATGAGGAGTGAGGTGTTGTAGTAAAACTGGGAGTGCGGGATATCATCGCCGTCGATGAGGAAGCTGTCAGGCATCAGTGGGTGCCAGTGGTAGAGCTGGCAGAACTCCAGGGCGATGCGGTTGCTGTACTGGAAACGTGAGCTGAAGAGCAGGGGGGGATCGAACGTCAGCTTCAGCAGGTAACCGCTCAACTGCTTCACATACTCCTCTATTATAATGTTGATGATCTCCCCTGGAGGgcaaaaaaatcacactgaatAAAGGCTTATTGaagtgaaaaatatttaaagacgTGTGAAGAAAACAGGTTTGAAAACATCCCTAAATGGTTAGTTAACACCTGGGGtggacaaaaaaataagaacaCACAATGTTGTGCAGTCAAATACAACACCACAGCATGTCAGCtcaaaaaaagtttaatatataGTTTTCAGTGGTTTCTGCAGCTGATCTTGTGTTGCAAGATAATTAAAGTAATACTAACTTTGCAAGgaacattcacatttttctttaaaaaatatatttaatctggTACATCACCAACTTGAATGACCAACTTGATGGGAAATAATGTCAATTTGCAACAGGGTCAGTTATATCTTAGTGATAGTGACAACTTATGCTTTGACTGCTCCCAGCAGCCTTAAAGGAACCACAATCATTGCAACTGTGATGTCCAGGGAGTAAAGGTGCAGGAATATGGATCTATTTACAAAAGTTATTTGGGGTTATTTGGAGATATTTTTAAGTAACTTTGGATCAAAGACTCATCTGTACAAATAACTGAGTATAATGAGCTGAGAAGTGCACTTTCTCAACctcagaaggaaaaaaactgtcCACATGGACACAGGAAGCTTTTTTTTATGGTTGctttaaactaaaatatttgCCCACAGGggtattttgttttaaagacagAAGCTGAAAAACCTGTACTTTTAAGCTTggtgattgagattgattgatagaGTCCATTTGCTGTCAGTGGCCATAATAATGAACGAGGAGGAAATTAGTACAACGTCAAGTGATCAGCTTCAACTGGATTTTGGAAGCATCTGGACTTTCCAACAGAACAAAGACCAGGTTTACAAGTCAAAACTGGTTTTGAAACAGATAAGTCAACTCTTTCTGATGGCCTTCTCAAAGCCCTGATACAAGTTTTGGTGTTTGTATTGGACTGAActgattttttacttttactgtgttATTCTTCAGTGGCTCTCACCTATGATGATGAGTCTGGCAGTCTGGAAGAGCTGCTCATCGTCCCAGGTAGGATGTTCTGCCTGCAGGATGTCACAGACCCTGTTATGCTCCCTCAACCATATGGTGGCGTACATGGTGAGACCCGGCAGCATGCCATAAACCTCCTGACCGATGGCCAGACGCTGCTCTTGAGGGAACTTTTCAGGATACAGCATGTGCACAGGGGCATCAGATAACTTAGGGGGGTAGACCTCACCGTTTACTAACTGTGGACGAACAAAAAGAAGACATCCACGTGTGAAGAGAAAGGTTAAAAGATAAATCATCATTCTTATTTTAACATAAGCGTTAAATAAGCGTTCTTTGCACCCTTGTGAGTAAAACACCACCCTAATGCAGAAGTTCCTCTCAAGGCCTGATCACAACTTGAAGCATGCCAAAGGCAAAGTAATGTGTTATCAGCCTCCAGCGATATATACTGATTAACGGataacattgtgtttcttcacaACCTTATCCTTATCACTACTATCTAGAAAATACCGCTACCGCTATTTTTTCAGAAGTTGACATGACACAGGAAGTGAAAGCTATTCACAGCTAACACCCTATAGATGCACAAGACACAGAGAAGTTCATGCATGACTGATACCCCGACTATATCCAGACGTTAGGAAACTATTATTGATATTAACTTAATGACTACcaaaataactttatatttcAAATAGTAAATGCAACTAGTTACTTAGTAGGAGAGTGTGAGTAAAGTGACGCTTAGAAGGGTCTCTGAATCACTTTGTCAGCTGAAATTGAAAAGCccaatttaaaacaacagttataGAAACAGACTTATTCTGTTtctttaaaggataagttcataATGTTCCAAGTACAACAATAGTTAGGTGcccaaaaaacaggaaaaaggcTTTCACTGAAATAATCGTTCCTCCTTTTAATACAGCGCAGTCACCAGAATAAAATGTGGGCATTGTATGCCATTGCAAACCACGGATACATTAAATCTCTAGAACATACTTTACAGCTGAAACTGAAAGGCCTAATTTAAAGTAACAGttacagaaatacatttatttgttttcttgttgagAGTAAGATGAGAAGATCTAAACTACTCAAATGTTAAGACTTTGTAGGACCCTCTTAATACAATGGTATTTAATACCTGTTTCACAATCATATCAGCAAAGTATGAAAGTATGATGAAAAACTAGTAGGTAGGATATGgcttaaaactacattatataattcaatacattttcagtacTTAAATAGTAAGtagtaattaaataaatgtgacgTGAACCCATATGAACAGCATGAAATGGAAACGTCCCTGTTATGAGAGTGGATGTATTAATTAGAAGATGTGTATACTGGACTCAAAGATGGCATCCAGTGTTAATATGCATGAATACCTGATATTTCAGCTTTCCATCTGTATGAAGCCGTAGTTGATGCTGTCGCATGAGATTGTCTCCATATATATTGCTCGCATCTACCTGGGTGAGTATGAGATTGATTATGATTATCAGGTTTATTGTTTAAATTAGATCTCGACTGGAGGTGACTGCTGAATGTCAGTATGTGTCTCACTCCGTGTCCTAGAGCCTTGGTGAAACCTCCCTGAACTGCATGGTCTGTCTTGAAGAACTGATGGGTGAAGTGTTGCGCCATGAAGGCAAACATCAGATTGGTTCCCTGAGGATCTGGCCTGAACTGCTTTCTCTTAAAGAAACGCTCCGCCAACACTTTGGGATCAGGGAGAACCGGTttgcctgcagagagagaaacatgtcAGTAACATTACATGATTTCTTGTGGTGGAAAGTCAcctgtgtgtagttgtgttggTTTAACGTCTCACCTTTAGCTCCCATAGGCAAAGGGCAGTCTTTAGGTACAGGAGGTAGAAGCCGGGTGTAGTAGGAGGTGTTGTAGTAGGACTCCCAGCTGAGGTATCCATACTTAGTATTGTAGGTCGGAGGGCTTGGAATAAGGTCACTTCTGACTTTAGGATGATAAAAGTACAAATGATCAACCAGCTGCATGTTTCATCAATGCTGAGTAAAGTAACAAGtttgaatatataatatttcaCTGGAATTAATATGTCATCTCATCTattattgaacattgtgtgtaGTTTATAGGCAACAGCAACATGCACTTCTCAAATAATGTCAATATAACCTCATCACACCTTACCCAAAGCAGCCTAAAACCCAGaaatatgtatacatttttcatcatggTGGCAAGTTATTTGTTATCAGACTGATAGGACAAAAATCCTGCCTGTATGATATGTTTAAGTATACAGGATACATATTGTGAGCATAAGAGAAGAACTGAAGAAAATGGTGAGAAAATGTTTGTCGACTCCACAAAGTGGTCTGTGGTCTGTCGTCAATGATTCTGCTGATTGTGTGGGTGGAAGTTGACTCAGCGTTTGGGAGATTTTAATCTTATCACCTACCCGTCAGCACATATCTCATGAATATATCTTGCAGGAAAGAGTTGTTGACCAGGTCCCAGAACCACTCGAAGTGTGTGAGGAAGTAGTGAACCGACGAAGGGCTTGGCTTTAGCATGCGGCGAATGCGGGTCCAGAACTCCGCTACAGACAAAAATCAAGAACAAACACAGTTGAGaaacacatgacacattttaaatgatttattaaccattaaTTAAGGGCCTCTCTTTATGAAGTAGCTCTCATATTTTAGAGGATATGTCAGGCGATTTTCTGTGTTAATGTCAAAAAATCTCacatgcagagccaaaccaacaatgaactgatcgtagtaacaagtattgtgtgtttatccaaagtcttatcttattcctctgtgccataggcCTCCATTGTAgtccaaaaactattataaACACATGAATGAGCCACACtactgcactgggtgacatgttccttgtTCCCAAAGAGCGTGATTACTAACTTGTTTAGTAGCAGCTCCAGTGTCAAGTTTTCACTCTTCAGACAGTTTTGACTATGTACTAAACTTCTTTGGGGAATTTACAACATCTGAGTCAGAGTCTGATCAATACAACGAGCATGAAAAAATTGTGATTGATTACTGTAAAGAAAATGCATCTTCTTGTTATTactctttggagccgtttctaaacaaactaaagtAATCACACACTTCGGGGACAATGAACACGTCAACCGGTGCAGAAATGAGACGACAACAGAGGTCTATGACACAGACGACTGAGATATCAGGctttacatatacatataaatacttTGATTCACTGTtgttttggctctgcacatgaggtTTGTTGACAGTacaaaaaatatagaaaattgtcAGCCATATCGATAATAAGAATAAGAGTCTGATATCTGAACCCTGTATCTGAGTGTTGTAATAGAAACCAAAATGATAAATCCAAAACTACACCCATTTTATCTTCTTTCTGGTTCTTACATTTATTATCTCACCAGAAGCTGAAAAAATAAACTCCATGACTGCTGCAGTAAATTAAGAGATCAAAACATATCCTGCTTCAACCAAACCTCTGTTTTGAAATCACACAGAATAAAGGTTAATGGTCATCAAGGGGAATTTGGGAGGTTGACCAGAGGATAACCTTTAAGTCACGTGGCTGTGACTGTAATACAAATCCACAGTCTGACACACAGatactcagattttttttaaacttacgaATTGTGCAGTTTTCCCCGTAGAAACCAGTGCGAGAGCAGTCACATTCATAGCTGTTTGTCCcaaatctcacacacactcctgagTTCTGACAAGGGTAGTAGCAACAGGGATTCactgcaaacaaagaaaagtcaagttcattttattcataCTGTAGATCAacatcacaaaacacaaataaacccCACCAACAGAGAAACTTTAATAGGTCATCAGAGGTCATCTGCTTTGTACAACTGAATCTCAGACAGAGTAATCTGTTAGATAAAATGGTTGATCGTTGCTGAGGTGACTTTGAACAGATGGTGTGATGATTCAGAGTGATACTGAAAGCAGACGTGAGAAACCAAAGATGAAGCTCAGACAACCTAAAAGTGATGCACTAAAAGACTGCGTAGTTCTGTATCTGTTCACTTTTATTAACCATACTGTGGGGGCTCACATTGTGTGGAGTAGATACCGTAAAGCAGCTTCCTTCAAGATAAATTGTTCAATTGTCGGGTTAAGAGTTGGTTAAAGGTTACATTTCAGTCTAGTAATGCCTTTTAAATACAGGTGTGAATACAGACACTgtgcatatacacatatataataaatataacagtGAGTGAGGTCATTTTGCATGAATACTTGCactttttatactttaaatacattttgcaacccatacttttatactttttctcAAGTAAGATTTTGAATGCAACGTTTTTACTTGTAAATTAATATTTCTGTATTgtgattttgctacttttacttaaatgatCTCAGTTATTCTTCAACTACTGCAGAATATTTGCAGGAACTAGTGAAATAAAGTATAATGGGTGCCATGGTGCTTCTGTCACCTAACACCCATATCTTTAACCCTCCGTGCAGTTGTAATAGGACTTCCTGTCCTCCCCTCATACTCGCAGAAGTTCAGTGAGATAATCAGACACTGCAGCTTTTTCTTCCTTATTAACTGAGAATGAGTCAGTAGATAAGCGTAGTCACGAACAACCGATAGATTTACGTTTCTGAGAAAAGAAAGTGTATAAATGCATGTTGTAAATAGAGTAGTTGATTTTGTCAGTGAACTTATGTTGACCTTTCTCTTTCAGGGAAACACATCCCAAATATTTTGATTTAGCTTTCtgatgcagaaaaacacaaatagttttttttttttaaataaaaaaaaccatagACAAGATGTATTTCATAAtcccacttttttattttcctatgGTATGACCTGAATTGCAGTTTTAAGCTGCTCTGCACCAAAGGTCGGTCACTTTTGGCCTAAATTAAAATAcaagttcattcattcagccTGTCCCAGCATgcaaaggacaagttcacaacTATTCAAGTCATAAGCCTCCTAATTATTTACTTGGTCTAATTGTTTAATCCGgcgtaacaggcgtgtagtgtagccacactttagagcgtttaggtggcatcttggcggCTAAACTGTTAAGCGCGCTAATTCAAATTCACCGCgtcttcaccaccacagacggttTGTAGCTGCTGtagcagtgggccaatcacgtcgcattaaattgaagaacacttgcgttgattggctgtgagcaagttcatacaaatagtaatattttctagctctgggtgcaaaaaggatcgattgcaagTATCGTTTGATGGTTTCGATAcaacttggtatcaatttatttcagtcgataccttaaagttgttgagtaccgatacccagacCTAGTCATAAATGATTATTGAGAGTGATTTCTTTGTTATGAGTCACTATATAGTTTTTcaggaaaatcctgcatagtgtacctttaatttaaatttattggaatttattattattattatttatttatttattattataggaGTAGATGGCATTAATCACCTGTTCACAGCTGATGTTAACTTTgatgttttcctttaattaaaaaacaacaacctcgACGCAGGTTTAGAAAGATGAGCTATTATCTCCGTGAGTTAAACGGAGATAATTTATAGATAAAAGTGAATCAATACAGCTCTTAACCtcaaaattatgtttaatatgttatgAAAATTGTTCAACACAGTTGTACAATACATTCATGCCAATTTTGTCCCCAAAACTCTAACTTCTCAGTCCAATTATCTATCAATTGTGACGAATAATAAAATCTTCTTACCAACACTTGAGTCACTGGCCCATGATGAGCTCTCCAGCAGCAACAAAGACACCCAGATAGTCAAGAAACTAAACCCTGCAGGCATCACAACAGCTGAAAATTACAAGTGTGAATAACATCATTTTTCAGGCAGgtgttttgtttaataaatgtttgtacGTACCTTTCATGACTTCCACACTATGAGGGGTCgaaatagaataataataaaaggcttATTTTAAAAAGGGGTTCACAGTTTTATTCTGTTACTAGAAAGCGATGTCTCTCCATACCAGCACATACTGACATGGTCTAATTGGCTGTGTAACATAAATATTGAGAATGGGCGGTCACAAAGTTTCCACTACTTCCTCTATTTAGCCCTCAATAAAACGTCTGCAAGTGACTCCAAAATATCTTGATTTCTTAGTGTTGCTTGGCAGGGACAAAT harbors:
- the ptgs1 gene encoding prostaglandin G/H synthase 1 translates to MKGFSFLTIWVSLLLLESSSWASDSSVVNPCCYYPCQNSGVCVRFGTNSYECDCSRTGFYGENCTIPEFWTRIRRMLKPSPSSVHYFLTHFEWFWDLVNNSFLQDIFMRYVLTVRSDLIPSPPTYNTKYGYLSWESYYNTSYYTRLLPPVPKDCPLPMGAKGKPVLPDPKVLAERFFKRKQFRPDPQGTNLMFAFMAQHFTHQFFKTDHAVQGGFTKALGHGVDASNIYGDNLMRQHQLRLHTDGKLKYQLVNGEVYPPKLSDAPVHMLYPEKFPQEQRLAIGQEVYGMLPGLTMYATIWLREHNRVCDILQAEHPTWDDEQLFQTARLIIIGEIINIIIEEYVKQLSGYLLKLTFDPPLLFSSRFQYSNRIALEFCQLYHWHPLMPDSFLIDGDDIPHSQFYYNTSLLMHYGVEKMVDAFSRQPAGQIGGGHNINEVLLKVVEMVIRESRAVRVRPFNEYRKKFNLKPYRSFYEFTDDVEMAEGLEELYGDIDALEFYPGVLLEKARSNGIFGESMVEMGAPFSLKGLMGNPICSPEYWKPSTFGGETGFNIVKTSTLKKLVCLNSKWCPYVDFHVPRNEEEAKPRKPSTEL